From Catellatospora citrea, one genomic window encodes:
- a CDS encoding DUF4118 domain-containing protein has translation MPRWGRDRIAVAAALVAPFLVALALVPLREHLSNTNAALILVVVIVAVAANGHRIAGALAALSAAVWFDFFFTLPYQTFAITKRADLVTTALLLAVGLAVSQLAAYARRLQVITITDAGYLDRIHDTAKLAQTAASPREVIEHVKGQLTELLNLRECRYERGTLIGRPPRLEADGSVVGPHGQWDVDRLGLPDQDIELRTFHNGAYYGRFLMRPEPGPAPPLQARLVAVTLADQVSATLDNPGIVKGRE, from the coding sequence ATGCCTCGCTGGGGAAGAGATCGCATCGCGGTCGCGGCCGCGCTCGTGGCCCCGTTCCTGGTGGCATTGGCGCTGGTGCCGTTGCGGGAGCACCTCTCCAACACCAACGCCGCCCTGATCCTGGTCGTCGTGATCGTCGCGGTGGCCGCCAACGGGCACCGCATCGCCGGCGCGCTGGCGGCGCTGTCGGCGGCGGTCTGGTTCGACTTCTTCTTCACGCTGCCCTACCAGACGTTCGCCATCACGAAGCGGGCCGATCTCGTCACCACCGCACTGCTGCTCGCCGTCGGGCTGGCGGTGTCGCAGCTGGCCGCGTACGCCCGCCGGCTGCAGGTCATCACGATCACCGACGCCGGCTACCTGGACCGGATCCACGACACGGCGAAGCTGGCGCAGACCGCCGCATCGCCCCGCGAAGTGATCGAACACGTGAAGGGACAGCTCACCGAGCTGCTGAACCTGCGGGAGTGCCGGTACGAACGCGGCACGCTGATCGGCCGCCCGCCACGGCTGGAGGCCGACGGCAGCGTCGTCGGGCCGCACGGGCAGTGGGACGTCGACCGGCTGGGCCTGCCCGATCAGGACATCGAACTGCGCACGTTCCACAACGGCGCCTACTACGGCCGGTTCCTCATGCGACCGGAGCCCGGTCCGGCGCCGCCGCTGCAGGCCAGGCTCGTCGCGGTCACCCTCGCCGACCAGGTCAGCGCCACTCTCGACAACCCGGGCATCGTCAAGGGCCGCGAATGA
- a CDS encoding ABC transporter substrate-binding protein translates to MKPPPMDRRAFLSAALGAVALGLTGCAQDETPAEALALTAALPAAVPNGTKLVVGDKEHQKAIEFSGAAKGLTFEVEWANLSGGPQTLEAFRARALDIGSVADIPPIHSHWTGIPTKIVASKFRQDPLNHAIYRLGIAPGTSVATLADIRGKKVAYSPGQAQGALVLRVLHKAGLTKQDVELVELPSTGDVYANALASRQVDVAPIGGVQVKRYETKYGKDGATTIAHGLRDDPGHLYAPITVLADPAKAAAIREYVQVWARAWRWREANPDEWIERYYVKDQGLTTEDGRWIVANAGVADIPPTWTEAIARHQETIDLLAKETGNKPLKAEDLYDRRYETVAADALAAGGAR, encoded by the coding sequence GTGAAACCACCACCCATGGACCGCAGGGCGTTCCTGTCCGCCGCCCTCGGCGCGGTCGCGTTGGGCCTGACCGGGTGCGCCCAGGACGAGACGCCGGCCGAGGCACTGGCCCTCACCGCCGCACTGCCCGCAGCCGTGCCCAACGGGACCAAACTCGTCGTCGGCGACAAGGAGCATCAGAAGGCGATCGAGTTCTCCGGCGCGGCGAAGGGCCTGACGTTCGAGGTGGAGTGGGCCAACCTCAGCGGCGGCCCGCAGACCCTGGAGGCGTTCCGGGCCCGGGCGCTGGACATCGGCTCGGTCGCCGACATCCCGCCGATCCACTCGCACTGGACCGGCATCCCCACGAAGATCGTGGCCTCGAAGTTCCGCCAGGACCCGCTCAACCACGCCATCTACCGGCTGGGTATCGCGCCCGGGACCTCGGTCGCCACCCTCGCCGACATCCGGGGCAAGAAGGTCGCGTACAGCCCGGGGCAGGCGCAGGGCGCGCTGGTGCTGCGGGTGCTGCACAAGGCCGGGCTGACCAAGCAGGACGTCGAGCTGGTGGAGCTGCCCAGCACCGGCGACGTCTACGCCAACGCGCTCGCCAGCCGCCAGGTCGACGTCGCCCCGATCGGAGGTGTGCAGGTCAAGCGGTATGAGACCAAGTACGGCAAGGACGGCGCCACGACCATCGCGCACGGGCTGCGTGACGACCCCGGCCACCTGTACGCACCGATCACGGTGCTGGCCGACCCGGCGAAGGCCGCCGCGATAAGGGAGTACGTGCAGGTGTGGGCGCGGGCCTGGCGGTGGCGCGAAGCCAACCCCGACGAGTGGATCGAGCGGTACTACGTCAAGGACCAGGGCCTGACCACCGAGGACGGCCGGTGGATCGTCGCCAACGCGGGTGTCGCCGACATCCCGCCCACCTGGACCGAGGCGATCGCCCGGCACCAGGAGACCATCGACCTGCTGGCCAAGGAGACCGGCAACAAGCCGCTCAAGGCCGAGGACCTGTACGACCGGCGCTATGAGACGGTCGCCGCCGACGCGCTGGCCGCCGGAGGTGCGCGGTGA
- a CDS encoding SDR family oxidoreductase, producing the protein MKIVVIGGTGLIGSKLVAGFGEQGHEAVAASPNTGVNTLTGEGLADALTGADVVVDVSNSPSFEAAAVMEFFETSTRNLLAAEAAAGVGHHVALSVVGTDRLQQSGYFRAKSAQEKLIESSTVPYSIVHATQFFEFVRSMADAATDGGTVRFAPVLFQPIAGDDVARAVGRVAVGSPLNTMVEVAGPEQVRMDEFFRDALAERDDPREVVADASADYFGAELGERTLVAGPDAVLGEIRYRDWPGRTAPAK; encoded by the coding sequence ATGAAGATCGTGGTGATCGGCGGCACCGGTCTGATCGGGTCGAAACTCGTGGCGGGGTTCGGCGAGCAAGGTCACGAGGCGGTGGCGGCGTCGCCGAACACAGGGGTCAACACTCTCACCGGCGAGGGGCTCGCCGATGCCCTGACCGGCGCGGACGTCGTGGTCGACGTGTCGAACTCGCCCTCCTTCGAGGCCGCCGCGGTGATGGAGTTCTTCGAGACGTCGACCCGCAACCTGCTCGCCGCGGAGGCGGCGGCCGGCGTCGGCCACCACGTGGCGCTGTCCGTGGTGGGCACCGACCGGCTGCAGCAGAGCGGCTACTTCCGGGCCAAGAGCGCCCAGGAGAAGCTGATCGAAAGCTCGACGGTCCCTTATTCGATCGTGCACGCGACGCAGTTCTTCGAGTTCGTACGCAGCATGGCCGACGCGGCGACCGACGGCGGCACGGTCCGCTTCGCGCCGGTGCTCTTCCAGCCCATCGCGGGCGACGACGTCGCGCGGGCCGTCGGCCGGGTGGCCGTGGGCTCGCCGCTGAACACGATGGTCGAGGTCGCCGGCCCGGAGCAGGTCCGGATGGACGAGTTCTTCCGCGACGCCCTGGCCGAACGTGACGATCCGCGGGAGGTGGTCGCCGACGCGAGCGCCGACTACTTCGGGGCCGAGCTGGGGGAGCGGACGCTGGTCGCAGGCCCCGACGCGGTCCTCGGCGAGATCCGTTACCGCGACTGGCCGGGCCGGACCGCGCCCGCGAAGTGA
- a CDS encoding ABC transporter ATP-binding protein, which yields MATHPGGLTGTRTVRVSGLRRGFGTRTVLDGLDLEIGAGEFVALLGRSGSGKSTLLRALAGLDRDVAGTGLIDVPEQSSVVFQDARLLPWQRVLDNVVLGLRGPDAPRRGRAALAEVGLAGREQAWPHQLSGGEQQRVALARALVSEPELLLADEPFGALDALTRLRMHDLLRELCARHRPAVLLVTHDVDEAVTLADRVLVIDQGRITVDTAIDLPAPRSHRQPQFLAYRESLLRSLGVDRSEG from the coding sequence ATGGCGACGCACCCTGGCGGACTGACCGGCACCCGCACAGTGCGGGTCAGCGGGCTGCGACGCGGCTTCGGCACGCGTACCGTCCTGGACGGCCTCGACCTGGAGATCGGTGCGGGCGAGTTCGTCGCCCTGCTGGGCCGCAGCGGCTCGGGCAAGAGCACCCTGCTGCGCGCGCTGGCGGGCCTGGACCGCGACGTGGCCGGCACCGGCCTGATCGACGTGCCGGAGCAGTCCTCGGTCGTCTTCCAGGATGCCCGGCTGCTGCCCTGGCAGCGCGTCCTGGACAACGTCGTGCTCGGCCTGCGCGGGCCGGACGCGCCCCGGCGCGGCCGCGCGGCCCTGGCCGAGGTCGGCCTGGCCGGGCGGGAGCAGGCCTGGCCGCACCAGCTGTCCGGCGGCGAGCAGCAGCGGGTGGCGCTGGCGCGGGCGCTGGTGTCCGAACCGGAACTGCTGCTGGCCGACGAGCCGTTCGGCGCGCTGGACGCGCTGACCCGGCTGCGCATGCACGACCTGCTGCGCGAGCTGTGCGCCCGGCACCGGCCCGCGGTCCTGCTCGTCACGCACGACGTCGACGAGGCCGTCACGCTCGCCGACCGGGTCCTGGTGATCGACCAGGGCCGGATCACCGTCGACACCGCGATCGACCTGCCCGCGCCCCGCTCCCACCGCCAGCCGCAGTTCCTGGCCTACCGGGAATCGCTGCTGCGCTCGCTCGGCGTCGACCGCTCGGAAGGATGA
- a CDS encoding peroxidase family protein has translation MSSAPAHPHGSRVAARDHCLSMARAVDRPTGAARYGRMFPGLAPLGTDPELLVRAGVDGGVCDATAALDRLGPGRDDAREAAGWPFFGQLIAHDITADRSPIMGGVDPEALRNARAPKLNLEMLYSDGPVGSPYLYDLHDAAKFLLGPDGGDVQRNAQGVALIGDPRNDSHLFALTLHIALLRAHNRIVDLLRAAGVPEPDVFDKARITLTWHYQWIVVHDFLPRLVGADLVEQVLAEGGRWFAPPTGQAYIPLEFADAAFRYGHGQIRHTYRLVAGGPAVPLFPDLVGFGPVPADRRLDLAQVFDLPGHPPAQRAKRLDGRLAASLIGLPEQVTGAVDDTAYRSLAVRDLLRGDTTALPSGEAVARLLGVAPLTADELEQSWPQGTPLWFYILKEAEHRGDGDRLGPVGGRIVAEVLIGLQRADAVSYLSLEPDWQPSLPAAGPGFGMADLLTLSFDGVATA, from the coding sequence GTGAGCAGCGCTCCCGCACATCCGCACGGCAGCCGGGTGGCCGCCCGCGACCACTGCCTCAGCATGGCCCGCGCCGTCGACCGGCCCACCGGCGCGGCGCGCTACGGCCGCATGTTCCCGGGCCTCGCCCCACTGGGCACCGACCCGGAGCTGCTGGTGCGCGCGGGCGTCGACGGCGGGGTCTGCGACGCCACCGCGGCCCTGGACCGGCTCGGCCCCGGCCGTGACGACGCCCGCGAAGCCGCCGGTTGGCCCTTCTTCGGCCAGCTCATCGCCCACGACATCACCGCCGACCGATCACCGATCATGGGCGGGGTCGATCCGGAGGCGCTGCGCAACGCCCGCGCTCCCAAGCTCAACCTGGAGATGCTCTATTCCGACGGCCCGGTCGGCTCGCCGTACCTGTACGACCTGCACGACGCGGCGAAGTTCCTGCTCGGGCCGGACGGCGGCGACGTGCAGCGCAACGCCCAGGGCGTCGCACTGATCGGCGACCCCCGCAACGACTCGCACCTGTTCGCGCTGACGCTGCACATCGCGTTGCTGCGCGCGCACAATCGCATCGTCGACCTGCTCCGCGCGGCCGGCGTGCCCGAGCCCGACGTGTTCGACAAGGCACGCATCACCCTCACCTGGCACTACCAGTGGATCGTCGTGCACGACTTCCTGCCGCGCCTGGTCGGAGCCGACCTGGTCGAGCAGGTGCTGGCTGAGGGCGGCCGGTGGTTCGCACCGCCTACCGGACAGGCGTACATCCCGCTGGAGTTCGCCGACGCCGCGTTCCGCTACGGGCACGGCCAGATCCGGCACACCTACCGGCTCGTCGCCGGCGGCCCCGCGGTGCCGCTCTTTCCCGACCTGGTCGGGTTCGGCCCGGTGCCCGCCGACCGCCGCCTCGACCTCGCGCAGGTCTTCGACCTGCCCGGACACCCGCCCGCGCAGCGGGCCAAACGCCTCGACGGGCGGCTCGCCGCCAGCCTCATCGGCCTGCCCGAGCAGGTCACCGGCGCGGTCGACGACACCGCATACCGCTCCCTGGCGGTCCGTGACCTGCTGCGCGGCGACACCACGGCGCTGCCCAGCGGCGAGGCGGTCGCCCGGCTGCTGGGCGTGGCCCCGCTGACCGCCGACGAGCTGGAGCAGAGCTGGCCGCAGGGCACCCCGCTGTGGTTCTACATCCTCAAGGAGGCCGAGCACCGGGGTGACGGCGACCGGCTCGGCCCGGTCGGCGGCCGCATCGTCGCCGAGGTCCTCATCGGTCTGCAGCGCGCCGACGCGGTGAGCTACCTGAGCCTGGAACCGGACTGGCAGCCGAGCCTGCCCGCGGCCGGGCCGGGCTTCGGTATGGCCGACCTGCTCACGCTCAGCTTCGACGGCGTCGCCACGGCGTGA
- a CDS encoding cupin domain-containing protein: protein MADIDATAFTMLQEVVPPFIPAGAHAMTIVVEYPPGSPGTPPHRHSGPAFGYVLEGEMVFELEGEPERVVRAGEVFWEPGGDLIHYQDGNNRDDTPVRFTVTMLCEPGKPMLVLVDEEELAQRRDRRAPRPS, encoded by the coding sequence ATGGCAGACATCGATGCGACGGCGTTCACCATGCTGCAGGAGGTGGTTCCGCCGTTCATCCCGGCAGGCGCGCACGCGATGACCATCGTCGTCGAATATCCGCCGGGAAGTCCCGGCACACCGCCGCACCGGCATTCGGGCCCGGCGTTCGGCTACGTGCTCGAGGGCGAGATGGTGTTCGAGCTGGAAGGGGAGCCGGAGCGCGTGGTGCGCGCCGGTGAGGTGTTCTGGGAACCGGGCGGTGACCTCATCCACTACCAGGACGGCAACAACCGCGACGACACGCCGGTGCGGTTCACCGTCACCATGCTGTGCGAACCGGGCAAGCCGATGCTCGTCCTGGTCGACGAGGAGGAACTGGCCCAGCGTAGGGACCGGCGTGCCCCCAGGCCGTCGTGA
- a CDS encoding DUF899 family protein: MTANPVTDAASPPVVDRQTWLRARDELLAREKAHTREGDAIAAARRRLPMTLVPPVAVQGPGGRTPLVDVFEGRSLLIAYFHMWHDGAPFEGQCEGCTFSTCHVQLLDYLHARDVTYAVFCQGPYPDSAAFARFMGYPFPWYSARDAEPALVDGRDFGFIACYLRDGDQVYETYWTTGRGVEALMTSYHALDLTVYGRQEAWEDSPAGWPRVNGHPWRLDGRPTAQWSRLPQD, translated from the coding sequence ATGACGGCGAACCCTGTGACCGACGCCGCGAGCCCACCGGTCGTCGACCGGCAGACCTGGCTGCGGGCGCGCGACGAGCTGCTGGCCCGGGAGAAGGCGCACACGCGCGAAGGAGACGCCATCGCCGCGGCGCGCCGCCGCCTGCCGATGACGCTCGTGCCGCCGGTCGCCGTGCAGGGCCCCGGCGGGCGGACCCCGCTGGTGGACGTGTTCGAGGGACGCAGCCTGCTCATCGCGTACTTCCACATGTGGCACGACGGCGCGCCGTTCGAGGGGCAGTGCGAGGGCTGCACGTTCTCGACCTGCCACGTGCAGCTGCTGGACTACCTGCACGCCCGGGACGTCACCTACGCCGTGTTCTGCCAGGGCCCCTACCCCGACAGCGCCGCGTTCGCGCGGTTCATGGGGTATCCGTTCCCCTGGTATTCGGCTCGCGACGCCGAGCCGGCCCTGGTCGACGGCCGTGACTTCGGGTTCATCGCCTGCTATCTGCGCGACGGCGACCAGGTCTACGAGACCTACTGGACCACCGGGCGGGGCGTCGAGGCGCTCATGACCAGCTATCACGCCCTGGACCTGACGGTGTACGGCCGCCAGGAGGCTTGGGAGGACTCCCCCGCCGGCTGGCCGCGCGTGAACGGTCACCCGTGGCGGCTCGACGGCCGTCCGACGGCGCAGTGGAGCCGCCTGCCCCAAGACTGA
- a CDS encoding ABC transporter permease has protein sequence MTASVLTRPRTPAATVPAPRPRRRLGPGRAIPFGAVLGPALLLALWAVGSAAGWLDSRTLSAPWTVVTTAGELIADGRLQDNLAVSAQRAGIGLAVGTVIGIVLALVSGLSRWGEAILDGPVQIKRAIPGVALIPLLVLWLGIGEQMKITTIVLGVFVPVYIHTHNGLRTIDSRYVELGESLRLRPAVFLRRIVLPGALPGFLLGMRFAVVGAWLSLVVVEQINSTSGIGYMMDLARQYGQTDIIIVGLVLYGLLGLLSDGAVRLAQRKALSWRRTLAD, from the coding sequence GTGACCGCATCCGTGCTCACCCGGCCGCGTACGCCCGCGGCGACGGTGCCGGCCCCGCGGCCGCGACGCCGACTCGGACCGGGACGTGCCATCCCGTTCGGGGCGGTCCTCGGCCCGGCGCTGCTCCTGGCGCTGTGGGCGGTCGGCTCGGCCGCGGGCTGGCTCGACTCCCGGACCCTGTCGGCCCCCTGGACCGTCGTGACCACCGCGGGCGAGCTCATCGCCGACGGCCGCCTGCAGGACAACCTGGCCGTCTCGGCCCAGCGGGCCGGTATCGGACTGGCCGTCGGGACCGTCATCGGCATCGTGCTCGCGCTGGTCTCCGGCCTGAGCCGGTGGGGCGAGGCGATCCTCGACGGCCCGGTCCAGATCAAACGGGCGATCCCGGGCGTGGCGCTGATCCCCCTGCTCGTCCTCTGGCTCGGCATCGGCGAGCAGATGAAGATCACCACCATCGTGCTCGGCGTGTTCGTGCCCGTCTACATCCACACCCACAACGGCCTGCGCACCATCGACAGCCGGTACGTCGAACTGGGCGAGTCGCTGCGCCTGCGGCCGGCGGTGTTCCTGCGCCGCATCGTGCTGCCCGGCGCGCTGCCCGGCTTCCTGCTCGGCATGCGCTTCGCGGTGGTCGGGGCGTGGCTGTCACTGGTCGTCGTCGAGCAGATCAACTCGACCAGCGGCATCGGCTACATGATGGACCTGGCCCGCCAGTACGGCCAGACCGACATCATCATCGTCGGACTCGTGCTGTACGGCCTGCTCGGGCTGCTGTCCGACGGCGCCGTGCGGCTCGCGCAGCGGAAGGCGCTGTCATGGCGACGCACCCTGGCGGACTGA
- a CDS encoding LLM class flavin-dependent oxidoreductase, with translation MLHLNAFLMGVGHHEAAWRLPESDPFAQTDVEHFKHLARIAERGKLDSLFLADSPVLWNSIGRRPSGTLEPTVLLTALAGATRHIGLIATASTTYNEPFNLARRFASLDHISGGRAGWNIVTTAGVDAARNFNLDELPSHRDRYERAAEFVDVSLKLWDSWDDAAPLGDKDGGRWGDDALLYPAAHAGAHFRVAGPLNVPRSPQGHPLLVQAGSSEDGKELAARYAEAVFTAQQTLAEAQAFYRDLKRRTAQAGRDPDTVKILPGIVPAIGSTEAEAHALEAELDRLIKPEYARRQLATTLRVAPEDLDLDRELPADLPDEDEIEGAKSRYTLIVTLARRERLTVRQLIGRLGGGRGHRTFAGTPEQVADAVEEWYRSGAADGFNIMPPVLPSGLAAFVDHVVPILQRRGLFRTEYTGTTLRDHYGLARPANRFTRQPAAAR, from the coding sequence ATGCTGCACCTCAACGCGTTCCTGATGGGCGTCGGCCACCACGAGGCCGCCTGGCGCCTGCCGGAGAGCGACCCGTTTGCGCAGACCGACGTCGAGCACTTCAAACACCTGGCCCGCATCGCCGAGCGCGGCAAGCTCGACTCGCTGTTCCTCGCCGACAGCCCGGTGCTGTGGAACAGCATCGGGCGGCGGCCGTCGGGCACCCTCGAACCGACCGTGCTGCTCACCGCGCTGGCCGGAGCGACCCGGCACATCGGGCTGATCGCGACCGCGTCGACCACCTACAACGAGCCGTTCAACCTGGCCCGCCGGTTCGCTTCGCTGGATCACATCAGCGGCGGTCGGGCCGGCTGGAACATCGTCACCACCGCCGGGGTGGACGCGGCCCGCAACTTCAACCTCGACGAGCTGCCCTCCCACCGCGACCGGTACGAGCGGGCCGCCGAGTTCGTCGACGTGTCGCTGAAACTGTGGGACAGCTGGGACGACGCCGCGCCGCTGGGCGACAAGGACGGCGGGCGCTGGGGCGACGACGCCCTGCTCTACCCGGCGGCGCACGCCGGAGCGCACTTCCGGGTCGCCGGCCCGCTCAACGTGCCCCGCTCGCCGCAGGGCCACCCGCTGCTGGTGCAGGCGGGCTCGTCGGAGGACGGCAAGGAGCTGGCCGCCCGCTACGCCGAGGCGGTCTTCACCGCCCAGCAGACGCTCGCCGAGGCCCAGGCTTTCTACCGCGACCTCAAGCGGCGCACCGCCCAGGCCGGACGCGACCCGGACACGGTCAAGATCCTGCCGGGGATCGTGCCGGCGATCGGCTCCACCGAGGCCGAGGCCCACGCGCTGGAGGCCGAGCTGGACCGCCTGATCAAGCCCGAGTACGCGCGGCGGCAGCTCGCCACCACGCTACGGGTCGCGCCCGAGGACCTCGACCTGGACCGTGAGCTGCCCGCCGACCTGCCCGACGAGGACGAGATCGAGGGGGCCAAGAGCCGGTACACCCTGATCGTGACCCTGGCCCGGCGGGAGCGGCTGACCGTACGGCAGCTCATCGGCCGGCTCGGCGGCGGACGCGGGCACCGCACCTTCGCCGGCACGCCGGAGCAGGTCGCCGACGCCGTCGAGGAGTGGTATCGCAGCGGCGCGGCCGACGGGTTCAACATCATGCCGCCCGTGCTGCCGTCCGGGCTGGCGGCGTTCGTCGACCACGTCGTGCCGATCCTGCAACGCCGAGGGCTGTTCCGCACCGAGTACACCGGCACCACCCTGCGCGATCACTACGGGTTGGCGCGCCCGGCCAACCGCTTCACGCGGCAGCCCGCCGCGGCCCGTTGA
- a CDS encoding RNA polymerase sigma-70 factor, protein MPRLDDPSAAALEEAASVFASLRPRLFGIAYRMLGSAAEAEDIVQEAWLRWQTYDRDTVRDPPAFLATTTTRLAINALRSARARRETYVGPWLPEPVDTSADPALGAETGEALEFAILVLMEKLTPTERAAYVLREAFHYPYEQIAGIVQATEDNARQLVSRARKRVATQGRETVRPTEQRRMLTAFLNAARKGDLSALEEVLAADVVSYSDGGGAVRAAKIPVSGRTTVAKFVKAFAPTFWTGAELTWVEANGGPAVLATRDGSPFVLVAISADSAGIEQVMWVMNPAKLARIATARPVRHT, encoded by the coding sequence GTGCCGCGTCTGGACGACCCGTCGGCGGCCGCGCTCGAAGAGGCGGCTTCCGTGTTCGCGAGCCTGCGGCCGCGGCTGTTCGGGATCGCCTACCGGATGCTCGGCAGTGCGGCTGAGGCCGAGGACATCGTGCAGGAGGCATGGCTGCGGTGGCAGACCTACGACCGTGACACCGTGCGCGATCCGCCGGCGTTCCTCGCCACGACGACGACGCGGCTCGCGATCAACGCGCTCCGGTCCGCTCGCGCGCGCCGCGAGACCTACGTCGGGCCGTGGTTGCCCGAACCGGTCGATACCAGCGCAGACCCGGCGTTGGGCGCAGAAACCGGCGAGGCGCTCGAATTCGCGATCCTGGTGCTGATGGAGAAGCTGACGCCGACCGAACGCGCCGCGTATGTGCTCCGTGAGGCCTTCCACTACCCGTATGAGCAGATCGCCGGCATCGTCCAGGCGACCGAGGACAACGCGCGCCAGCTGGTCAGCCGCGCCCGCAAACGCGTGGCGACCCAGGGGCGCGAAACCGTGCGCCCCACCGAGCAGCGGCGGATGTTGACGGCTTTCCTGAACGCCGCCCGCAAAGGGGACCTCTCCGCGCTGGAGGAGGTCCTCGCGGCAGATGTCGTCAGCTACTCCGACGGCGGCGGAGCGGTCCGCGCGGCGAAGATCCCCGTGTCCGGCCGGACGACGGTGGCGAAGTTCGTCAAGGCGTTCGCGCCGACCTTCTGGACCGGCGCGGAACTGACCTGGGTCGAGGCCAACGGCGGGCCGGCGGTGCTGGCCACCCGCGACGGCAGCCCCTTCGTGCTGGTGGCGATCAGCGCCGACAGTGCCGGCATCGAGCAGGTCATGTGGGTGATGAACCCCGCCAAACTCGCCAGGATCGCCACGGCGCGGCCCGTGCGGCACACGTGA
- a CDS encoding aldo/keto reductase, with the protein MVDHRPFGRTGVQLSSLTLGAMNFGQRGNPDHEDGIRIIHRALDEGINAVDTADVYSHGESEQIVGKALAGGRRDDVFLATKFHGQVGEHPHHRGNSRRWIFRAVENSLRRLDTDWIDLYQVHRPEPDTDFDETLGALSDLVRQGKIRYIGTSTFEPSAIVEGQWIAQQRGRERVVSEQPPYSILARGIEREVLPVAQRHGLAVIPWSPLAGGWLSGRHRPGLDAVISRRADRFPARFDPALPANATKLAAVAELTALADEAGLSLIHLAIAFVLQHPAVTSAIIGPRTLAHLESQLGAAKVTLSPEVLDRIDAIVPPGTTLNPADAGYQPPSLTDPARRRSGSTKELR; encoded by the coding sequence ATGGTCGACCACCGGCCCTTCGGACGCACCGGCGTGCAGCTCAGTTCGCTGACGCTCGGCGCGATGAACTTCGGACAGCGCGGCAACCCGGACCACGAGGACGGCATCCGGATCATCCACCGGGCCCTCGACGAGGGCATCAACGCCGTCGACACCGCCGACGTGTACTCCCACGGCGAATCCGAGCAGATCGTGGGCAAGGCCCTGGCCGGTGGGCGGCGCGACGACGTCTTCCTCGCCACCAAGTTCCACGGCCAGGTCGGCGAGCACCCGCACCACCGCGGCAACTCCCGCCGCTGGATCTTCCGCGCGGTGGAGAACAGCCTGCGCCGCCTGGACACCGACTGGATCGACCTGTATCAGGTGCACCGGCCGGAGCCGGACACCGACTTCGACGAGACCCTGGGCGCCCTGTCCGACCTGGTGCGCCAGGGCAAGATCCGCTACATCGGCACGTCCACCTTCGAGCCGTCGGCGATCGTGGAAGGCCAGTGGATCGCGCAGCAGCGGGGCCGGGAACGGGTCGTCAGCGAGCAGCCGCCGTACTCGATCCTGGCTCGGGGGATCGAGCGCGAGGTGTTGCCGGTGGCCCAGCGGCACGGGCTGGCCGTGATCCCGTGGAGCCCGCTCGCCGGCGGCTGGCTGTCCGGCCGCCACCGGCCCGGGCTCGACGCGGTGATCTCCCGCCGCGCTGACCGGTTCCCGGCGCGGTTCGACCCGGCCCTGCCCGCCAACGCGACCAAGCTGGCCGCCGTCGCGGAGCTGACCGCGCTAGCCGACGAGGCCGGGCTGTCGCTGATCCACCTGGCGATCGCGTTCGTCCTGCAGCATCCCGCCGTCACCTCGGCGATCATCGGGCCGCGCACCCTGGCCCACCTGGAATCGCAGCTGGGCGCGGCCAAGGTGACGCTCTCCCCCGAGGTGCTGGACCGCATCGACGCGATCGTGCCGCCGGGCACCACCCTCAACCCCGCCGACGCCGGCTACCAGCCGCCGTCGCTGACCGACCCGGCACGCCGCCGCAGCGGCTCCACGAAGGAGCTCCGATGA